One Acetobacterium sp. KB-1 DNA segment encodes these proteins:
- a CDS encoding EFR1 family ferrodoxin (N-terminal region resembles flavodoxins. C-terminal ferrodoxin region binds two 4Fe-4S clusters.) codes for MDFKSTNLVYFTGTGGTARVADAFERSFVKRSVTVTRIELKGAVNPVVSGELLVLLFPVYAFNAPKPVEEWLKKIQTVKKGQPAVVVSVSGGGEISPNTACRRATIRQLEKKGYDVIYEKMVVMPSNFMIGFDESLCAMILHATPVIVDRVVEELKSGQRHRLASYGIDRFASRLGYFEVFGGRIFGQHLKVNENCVDCGWCEKLCPRDNIKIIDGQHIFGNNCVICMRCIYGCPQRAIEPGIGKFMVVPEGFNLNKVENRMDHLTVYPKISQATNHSSLRGVRNYLIESNCFEI; via the coding sequence ATGGATTTTAAAAGCACAAATCTTGTATATTTTACTGGTACGGGAGGGACTGCTCGGGTTGCTGATGCATTTGAACGTTCATTTGTTAAAAGATCAGTAACCGTTACGCGTATAGAATTAAAAGGCGCGGTAAACCCCGTTGTTTCAGGAGAATTATTAGTTTTGCTTTTCCCGGTTTATGCATTTAATGCCCCGAAACCCGTTGAAGAATGGCTGAAAAAAATCCAAACAGTTAAAAAGGGACAGCCGGCAGTAGTGGTTTCGGTATCGGGTGGCGGAGAAATTTCCCCCAACACTGCGTGTCGCCGGGCGACAATAAGGCAGCTTGAGAAAAAAGGTTATGATGTGATCTACGAAAAAATGGTGGTTATGCCGTCTAATTTTATGATCGGCTTTGATGAGAGTCTTTGTGCGATGATCCTTCATGCCACACCGGTAATAGTGGACCGGGTAGTTGAGGAATTGAAATCAGGGCAGCGACATCGTTTGGCATCATATGGGATTGACCGTTTTGCTTCCAGATTGGGATACTTCGAAGTTTTCGGGGGAAGAATTTTTGGTCAACATCTTAAGGTAAATGAAAACTGTGTTGATTGCGGTTGGTGCGAAAAGCTGTGTCCGCGTGATAATATTAAGATTATCGACGGTCAACATATCTTCGGAAATAACTGCGTCATTTGTATGCGTTGTATTTATGGTTGTCCCCAAAGGGCGATTGAACCCGGAATCGGAAAGTTTATGGTGGTGCCGGAAGGGTTTAATCTGAATAAGGTGGAAAATCGCATGGATCATCTAACGGTTTATCCCAAAATCAGCCAGGCGACCAACCATTCTTCGCTCCGTGGAGTAAGAAATTATCTTATTGAGAGTAACTGTTTTGAGATATAA
- a CDS encoding diguanylate cyclase — protein MNEFFDSYSEDGMKKDVSTNVDLDSLTQIANRQKFNIMLNEAVKKSHNTVCYLSILLIDIDYFKEYIDKYGLLSGNDCLRQVAFSLQGTLKRAGDLVARWDHEKFVCILSDTDPAGAATMAQKMSHAIIDLAIPNSASSVADVITISVGVVTSILTDEIASDKLIKKADHALSIAIKTGRNKIAISNS, from the coding sequence ATGAATGAATTTTTCGATTCCTACAGCGAAGATGGCATGAAAAAGGATGTTTCAACTAACGTCGATCTGGACAGCCTCACCCAGATTGCCAACCGCCAGAAATTTAATATCATGCTGAATGAAGCAGTCAAAAAATCGCATAATACGGTATGCTACTTATCGATTCTCTTGATTGACATTGACTATTTTAAAGAATACATTGATAAGTATGGCCTTTTATCGGGCAATGACTGCCTTCGTCAGGTAGCTTTTTCACTACAAGGCACCCTGAAAAGAGCCGGGGATTTAGTCGCCCGATGGGATCATGAAAAATTTGTCTGTATTCTCTCAGATACCGACCCTGCTGGTGCTGCAACGATGGCACAGAAAATGAGCCATGCGATTATCGATTTAGCCATTCCCAATTCAGCCTCTTCTGTGGCAGATGTTATCACAATATCCGTTGGCGTAGTAACATCCATTCTTACAGATGAAATCGCCAGTGACAAGCTTATCAAAAAAGCAGATCATGCCTTATCTATCGCCATAAAAACGGGTCGAAATAAAATTGCTATCAGTAACAGCTAA
- a CDS encoding diguanylate cyclase, with protein sequence MISKIITINTIEMLNEYVLTEECKNHLNCSASVFVQVFSAVRDPCWMMAIESTLRESMPGGVIVGATTMGEIAVGRLLINTTVISFAFLEKTKIMGFLVNGDDGNEIDLGTNFAKKIERSCRGIAGIMLLATPFTMDVSVFLNGFSAARSGRYPVFGGGAGDYEAEQEPLIALNGKCTSKGVLAVVFMGNDIQIDMHTYLGWQPLSKEMVITETDGLWVKKIDDEPAYEVFHRYLDIQNDEDFFLNVLEFPLLLKRNGILYAKVPMRVNEEKAIKFIAELKEGEKVCIGYGNPSVMIEKANDIQNRIQAFKPEAIFLYSCICRRYLLQSEVDLETRPFESIAPTSGFYTYGEIYSQGHYVMLLNATMVAVSMKERNGNKLIKKQEKRIEKPKLLDPFSSQHSLIISRLVNFIRVVTEELEQANAEARRLAERDYLTQAYNRMKAHAFIKNEIERCDRYDHVFSIIMLDMDFFKKVNDTFGHNLGDEILIHLVNLLSREIRTIDMLSRWGGEEFLIIMPLTDSDGAKITAERIRIVVEQTQFTRGLTQTCSFGVTAYKKGESIESMIDRVDKALYEAKLRGRNCVVTK encoded by the coding sequence ATGATCAGCAAGATAATTACGATTAATACGATAGAAATGTTAAATGAATACGTGTTGACTGAAGAATGCAAGAATCATTTGAATTGCTCGGCTTCAGTATTTGTACAAGTATTCTCCGCGGTGCGCGATCCCTGCTGGATGATGGCGATCGAATCGACTCTCCGCGAGTCGATGCCCGGTGGGGTGATTGTCGGTGCCACCACCATGGGTGAAATTGCAGTCGGCCGCCTGCTGATCAACACCACAGTAATTTCCTTCGCATTTTTAGAAAAAACTAAAATTATGGGTTTTTTAGTCAATGGTGATGACGGCAATGAAATAGATTTGGGAACTAACTTTGCTAAAAAAATTGAGCGCTCTTGCCGGGGAATTGCAGGAATTATGCTCTTAGCAACGCCTTTTACCATGGATGTTTCTGTTTTTTTAAACGGTTTTTCTGCCGCTCGAAGCGGTAGGTATCCGGTTTTTGGAGGTGGTGCTGGTGATTATGAAGCTGAACAGGAGCCACTAATCGCCCTAAATGGGAAGTGTACATCAAAAGGAGTACTGGCTGTTGTGTTTATGGGAAATGACATCCAGATCGATATGCATACTTATTTGGGGTGGCAACCTTTAAGTAAAGAAATGGTCATTACTGAAACCGACGGTCTTTGGGTAAAGAAGATTGATGATGAGCCAGCTTATGAAGTGTTTCATCGTTATCTGGATATACAGAATGATGAAGATTTTTTTCTCAATGTTTTGGAGTTTCCCCTGTTGCTAAAACGGAATGGGATTTTGTATGCCAAGGTTCCCATGAGAGTTAATGAGGAAAAAGCCATTAAATTTATCGCTGAGTTGAAAGAAGGTGAGAAAGTATGCATTGGTTATGGTAATCCATCCGTAATGATTGAAAAAGCCAATGATATTCAAAACCGTATTCAGGCATTTAAACCAGAAGCTATTTTTCTTTACTCCTGCATTTGTCGGCGTTATTTGTTGCAAAGCGAGGTGGATCTGGAAACCAGACCCTTTGAGTCCATTGCACCCACATCGGGTTTTTATACCTATGGCGAAATTTATTCGCAGGGTCACTACGTGATGTTGCTAAATGCCACCATGGTGGCGGTCAGCATGAAAGAGCGGAATGGGAATAAACTGATTAAAAAACAAGAGAAGCGGATTGAAAAGCCAAAACTATTGGATCCATTCTCCAGCCAACACTCTCTGATTATTTCCCGATTAGTTAATTTTATCAGAGTGGTAACAGAAGAGTTGGAACAAGCCAACGCAGAAGCCAGACGTTTAGCAGAGCGTGATTATCTGACCCAGGCATATAATCGCATGAAGGCCCACGCGTTTATAAAAAATGAAATAGAAAGATGTGACCGCTATGATCATGTGTTTTCAATTATCATGCTGGATATGGATTTTTTTAAAAAGGTGAATGACACCTTTGGACATAATTTAGGGGACGAAATTCTCATTCATCTGGTAAATCTGCTCTCGCGGGAAATTCGAACAATCGATATGTTAAGCCGCTGGGGAGGGGAGGAGTTTTTGATCATCATGCCGCTGACGGACAGCGATGGAGCCAAGATAACAGCTGAACGGATTCGGATTGTTGTGGAACAGACCCAGTTTACAAGAGGGCTCACTCAAACCTGCAGTTTTGGTGTTACTGCCTATAAAAAGGGTGAATCCATCGAGAGTATGATTGATCGGGTGGATAAAGCTCTTTATGAAGCGAAATTAAGGGGTCGCAACTGCGTGGTAACAAAATAA